The following are encoded together in the Populus trichocarpa isolate Nisqually-1 chromosome 5, P.trichocarpa_v4.1, whole genome shotgun sequence genome:
- the LOC7476425 gene encoding pentatricopeptide repeat-containing protein At1g80550, mitochondrial — translation MNSSILTRRLNPAKTLLLPYSTNTPTFHFHSRTPNPPQSDPLNLDSSTVFQTLSCYNNDWKRALDFFNWVETESQFQHTTETYNRMIDILGKFFEFDLSWDLIQRMRNNPFSTPNHTTFRVLFHRYISAHLVNEAVSVYEDRLKEFGLKDETSYCILVDALCEYKHVIEAHELCFGNNNNSINVRNITKIYNMILRGWFKMGWWGKCREFWEEMDRKEVCKDLHSYSIYMDILCKSGKPWKAVKLYKEMKSKGIKLDVVAYNTVINAIGLSEGVDFVLRVYREMRELGCQPNVVTCNTVIKLLCENGRIKEAYKMLDEMPQSYIAPDVFTYHCFFRCLEKPKEILCLFDQMIENGVCPRMDTYVMLMRKFGRWGFLRPVFLVWKKMEKLGCSPDEFAYNALIDALIQKGMVDMARKYDEEMMAKGLSAKPRVELNTTEG, via the coding sequence ATGAACTCTTCGATACTTACTAGACGCCTAAACCCCGCTAAAACCCTCCTCCTTCCATACTCAACAAATACCCCCACTTTTCATTTCCATTCCCGAACCCCAAATCCCCCACAATCAGATCCACTAAATCTTGACTCCAGCACTGTTTTTCAAACCCTGTCATGTTACAACAATGACTGGAAACGAGCTCTGGATTTCTTCAACTGGGTGGAAACTGAATCCCAATTTCAGCACACAACAGAGACTTACAATCGCATGATTGACATCTTGGGTAAGTTCTTTGAATTCGATTTATCATGGGACTTGATTCAGAGAATGAGAAATAACCCTTTTTCAACGCCTAATCATACTACCTTTCGTGTATTGTTTCATCGTTATATATCTGCTCATCTTGTTAATGAAGCAGTAAGTGTTTATGAGGATAGATTAAAAGAATTCGGTTTAAAAGACGAGACGTCTTATTGTATTCTTGTTGATGCACTTTGTGAGTACAAGCATGTTATAGAAGCACATGAACTGTGTTTTGGAAATAACAATAACAGCATCAATGTTAGGAATATAACAAAgatttataatatgattttacGCGGGTGGTTTAAGATGGGTTGGTGGGGTAAGTGTAGGGAGTTCTGGGAGGAGATGGATAGGAAAGAAGTTTGTAAGGACTTGCATTCATATTCCATATACATGGATATACTGTGCAAAAGTGGGAAGCCTTGGAAAGCGGTGAAATTGTATAAAGAGATGAAGAGTAAGGGAATAAAGCTGGATGTTGTGGCATATAATACGGTTATTAATGCCATTGGTTTATCAGAGGGTGTGGATTTCGTCTTGAGGGTTTATCGTGAAATGAGGGAATTGGGTTGTCAGCCGAATGTTGTGACTTGTAATACGGTGATAAAGCTTTTGTGTGAAAATGGGAGGATAAAGGAAGCCTATAAAATGCTGGATGAAATGCCCCAGTCATATATTGCCCCTGATGTCTTCACTTATCATTGTTTCTTTAGGTGTCTTGAGAAGCCAAAAGAGATTCTTTGTCTTTTCGATCAGATGATTGAGAATGGGGTTTGCCCAAGGATGGACACATATGTAATGCTAATGAGAAAGTTTGGAAGATGGGGATTTCTTCGACCAGTTTTTTTAGTGTGGAAGAAAATGGAGAAACTTGGGTGCAGTCCagatgaatttgcatataatGCTTTAATTGATGCTCTAATTCAAAAGGGCATGGTAGATATGGCTAGAAAGTATGATGAAGAGATGATGGCAAAAGGTCTTTCAGCAAAGCCCAGGGTAGAGTTAAATACAACCGAAGGATAA
- the LOC7489774 gene encoding protein NETWORKED 2D, whose product MLQRAASNAYSWWWASHIRTKQSKWLEQNLHDMEDKVQNVLQLIEEDGDSFAKRAEMYYKKRPELIHFVEDSYRAYRALAERYDHISTELQNANNTIAYVFPEQVQFAMEEDGDETPSKFAKKLPEISKANIPKVPKIPKDIKGIITSASKKLQSKKSMKGARNATVAKSGLSKSEGLQEIDKIQKTILALQTEKEFVKSSYDSRLAKYWEIELQIREMQEKVCNLQDEFGAGMVIEDNEARKLIASAALKSCQETLTLLQERQERSAEEAVEERERINNARGKLKSLKDEFLHGEINPENPEAKDEPLKGVEGLDSIYQGVSSDTEERQDMELLREKIKENFEVGSSACVTMGELAEKIDKLVNNIINLEASVSSQTALIQRLRLETNELQAEIQTLEEDKEILFNGKNDLREQLREMEEKLYGLQDLKQSVEHQNNNLQAHFTEARSNIDHLSEKLLSVKSDEEFEVKPETGDRSLVKVESQEVALNPDDSLEKHQNVKTKEMHELKVGKSHEDSKGSEDALNPDESLGVQQNLKPRHELKVSYSSEKGKEYPAESSFFAELKEQEDKMNDADSSIKTTGIKREDEEIKEHGQNSSQPKKTIDLNNSLEELSGLEIEEKTAKKDSPSPMDDLNVEIWEQETMLVDEPDWKQLFMNGMENREKVLLTEYTTILRNYKEIKKQLTEAEKKNGDSLFDATVQVRELKSANAKKDEQIQFLRQKLILLQAGLGEDSKPVESMVTEQEVTGDINVILLDQPETTSEIEDRFRMNIDEVLEENLNFWLRFSTTFQQIQKFETEVQDLQSELFKLEEKQKIQDGSSNAKYSLKSDARPLYKYLREIHTELTVWLEKSMQLKDEVKSRFASLCDIQDEITAVLKESAEDDEFRFTSYQAAKFQGEILNMKQENNKVADELQAGLDHITTLQLEVERTLEKLNEEFKLSGSKHRQNIQLPHSETRSRVPLRSFIFGIKPKKQKNSIFSRMHPAMNRRHLRSGPNV is encoded by the exons ATGTTGCAGAGAGCTGCAAGCAATGCTTACTCGTGGTGGTGGGCAAGCCACATCCGAACAAAGCAATCTAAATGGCTCGAGCAAAACCTTCATG ATATGGAAGATAAGGTTCAAAACGTGCTCCAACTTATTGAAGAAGATGGAGACTCTTTTGCCAAGAGGGCTGAAATGTACTACAAAAAGAGACCAGAGCTGATACACTTCGTTGAAGACTCTTACCGAGCTTATCGGGCATTAGCTGAACGGTATGACCACATATCAACAGAGCTACAAAATGCCAACAATACCATTGCTTATGTTTTCCCAGAACAAGTCCAGTTTGCAATGGAAGAAGATGGAGATGAGACCCCATCTAAATTTGCAAAGAAGCTTCCAGAAATCTCAAAAGCAAATATTCCCAAGGTCCCAAAGATTCCTAAAGATATAAAGGGTATCATCACATCAGCTTCAAAGAAGCTGCAATCAAAGAAGTCAATGAAAGGAGCAAGGAATGCAACAGTTGCCAAGTCTGGTTTGAGCAAATCCGAGGGACTCCAAGAGATTGACAAAATTCAGAAAACAATCCTGGCTCTACAAACTGAAAAAGAGTTTGTGAAGAGTTCTTATGACAGCAGACTTGCCAAGTATTGGGAAATTGAGCTTCAGATCAGGGAAATGCAGGAGAAGGTTTGTAATCTGCAAGATGAATTTGGTGCAGGCATGGTCATTGAAGACAACGAAGCTCGGAAATTGATCGCATCGGCAGCCCTGAAATCATGCCAAGAGACATTGACTCTGTTGCAGGAGAGACAAGAGAGATCTGCAGAAGAAGCAGTAGAAGAGCGGGAAAGAATCAACAATGCCCGGGGGAAGTTGAAGTCTCTCAAGGATGAGTTTTTGCATGGTGAGATCAATCCAGAAAATCCTGAAGCCAAAGATGAACCTTTAAAAGGAGTAGAAGGATTGGATAGTATATATCAAGGAGTGAGCAGTGATACAGAAGAGAGACAGGATATGGAGTTGTTGCGTGAGAAGATTAAGGAAAACTTCGAGGTTGGATCTAGTGCATGTGTCACCATGGGAGAACTTGCTGAGAAGATCGATAAACTTGTAAACAACATCATTAACTTGGAAGCTTCAGTTTCATCACAGACAGCTCTTATACAGAGGTTAAGGTTGGAGACAAATGAACTGCAAGCAGAAATTCAAACTTTAGAAGAAGACAAGGAAATATTATTCAATGGCAAAAATGATTTGAGGGAACAGCTTAGGGAAATGGAGGAGAAATTGTATGGACTCCAGGATCTAAAACAGAGTGTTGAGCACCAGAATAACAACCTTCAGGCACATTTTACTGAAGCTCGTTCTAATATCGACCACCTCTCTGAAAAATTGCTGTCTGTAAAATCAGATGAGGAATTCGAGGTCAAACCTGAAACAGGGGACAGATCACTGGTAAAAGTTGAATCACAAGAAGTTGCACTCAATCCTGATGATAGCCTTGAGAAACATCAGAATGTGAAGACAAAAGAGATGCACGAGCTCAAGGTTGGTAAATCCCATGAAGATTCCAAGGGATCAGAAGATGCACTAAATCCTGATGAGAGTCTTGGGGTACAACAAAATCTGAAGCCACGTCACGAGCTCAAGGTTTCATATTCTTCagagaaaggaaaggaataTCCTGCGGAATCCAGTTTCTTTGCGGAGTTAAAGGAACAAGAAGATAAAATGAATGATGCTGATAGTTCTATAAAGACTACAGGGATTAAAAGAGAAGATGAAGAGATAAAAGAGCATGGGCAAAATTCAAGTCAACCCAAGAAAACTATTGACCTCAACAATTCTCTGGAGGAACTTAGTGGCctggaaattgaagaaaaaactgcTAAGAAAGACTCACCTTCACCGATGGATGatctcaatgttgaaatatggGAACAGGAAACAATGCTAGTTGATGAGCCAGACTGGAAGCAGTTGTTCATGAATGGTatggagaatagagaaaaagtACTGTTGACAGAGTATACTACAATTCTTCGGAATTACAAGGAAATAAAGAAGCAGCTTACTGAAGCAGAAAAGAAGAATGGAGATAGCCTCTTTGATGCAACAGTGCAGGTAAGAGAGTTGAAGAGTGCTAATGCAAAGAAGGATGAACAGATTCAATTTCTACGCCAGAAGCTGATCCTTCTTCAAGCAGGCTTGGGTGAAGATAGCAAACCTGTAGAATCAATGGTGACAGAACAAGAAGTAACAGGAGACATCAATGTGATTCTATTGGACCAACCAGAAACTACCTCAGAAATCGAAGATCGATTCCGGATGAACATTGATGAAGTTCTAGAAGAGAACTTGAATTTCTGGTTAAGGTTCAGCACTACATTCCAACAAATACAGAAATTTGAAACTGAAGTTCAAGATCTACAGTCTGAGTTGTTCAAACTAGAGGAAAAGCAAAAGATTCAAGATGGGAGTAGTAATGCAAAATATTCTTTGAAATCAGATGCGCGACCACTATACAAGTACCTTAGAGAGATACATACTGAACTGACAGTCTGGTTAGAGAAAAGCATGCAACTGAAAGATGAAGTGAAGAGCAGATTTGCATCTTTGTGCGACATTCAAGATGAAATAACAGCTGTATTGAAGGAGAGTGCTGAAGATGATGAGTTCAGGTTTACAAGCTATCAAGCTGCTAAGTTCCAAGGAGAGATTTTGAACATGAAACAAGAGAATAACAAGGTTGCAGATGAATTGCAGGCAGGCTTAGATCACATAACAACACTCCAACTCGAAGTTGAAAGAACACTGGAAAAATTGAACGAGGAATTTAAGCTTTCCGGATCAAAGCACCGTCAAAATATCCAGCTTCCACACTCAGAAACTCGATCTCGAGTTCCTTTGCGGTCGTTCATCTTTGGCATAAAACCCAAAAAGCAAAAGAATTCAATCTTTTCTCGCATGCACCCTGCAATGAATAGGAGACATCTAAGATCAGGACCTAACGTGTAA
- the LOC7489775 gene encoding nicotinamidase 1, giving the protein MMSQTIDLLKKELPVEEGRLPLNGDGAKTTGLVLVDLVNGFCTVGAGNLAPKVADKQISEMVEESARIARLFCEKKWPVFAFLDTHHPDIPEHPYPPHCILGTDEANLIPALQWLENDPSATLRRKDCIDGFLGSIDKHDGSNVFVDWVRNNDIKLLLVVGICTDICVLDFVSSALSARNRGFLSPLEDVVVYSRACATYDLPLHIAETLKDTIAHPQELMHHIGLYMAQGRGAKVVSEVSFGALP; this is encoded by the exons atgaTGTCGCAGACGATAGATTTGTTAAAGAAGGAGCTTCCTGTTGAAGAGGGAAGGCTGCCTCTGAACGGAGATGGAGCTAAGACTACTGGTCTGGTCTTGGTCGATCTTGTTAATGGCTTTTGTACTGTTGGTGCTGGCAATTTg GCCCCAAAAGTGGCAGATAAGCAAATATCAGAAATGGTGGAGGAATCAGCGAGGATTGCTAGATTATTCTGTGAAAAGAAATGGCCTGTTTTTGCCTTTCTTGATACCCATCATCCTGATATACCCGAGCATCCTTACCCTCCTCATTGCATTCTAGGAACTGATGAAGCAAATCTTATTCCTG ccCTTCAATGGTTAGAGAATGATCCCAGTGCAACTCTTCGCCGCAAGGATTGTATTGATGGATTCCTTGGTTCAATTGACAAACATGATGGTTccaatgtctttgttgattggGTTCGAAATAATGACATCAAACTT CTACTGGTTGTAGGGATATGCACAGATATATGTGTCCTGGATTTTGTTTCTTCGGCCTTATCTGCCAGAAATCGTGGCTTTCTTTCTCCTCTAGAGGATGTGGTTGTGTATTCTCGTGCTTGTGCAACCTATGATCTTCCACTTCACATTGCCGAAACTCTCAAAGATACCATAGCACACCCACAG GAGCTGATGCATCACATAGGCCTCTATATGGCCCAGGGAAGGGGAGCTAAGGTAGTATCAGAGGTTTCTTTTGGTGCATTGCCATAG